From Mucilaginibacter inviolabilis, a single genomic window includes:
- a CDS encoding efflux RND transporter permease subunit: MIADTFIRRPVTAIVISLVIVIVGILAIGSLAIGQYPEITPPTVNITGTYTGADALTVEQTVATPVEVQVNGTPGMTYLQSNSTSNGAMSMTVNFEVGTDINIAALDVQNRVGIATPTLPQEVQRLGLTVRKRNPSILMLVAMYAPKGSHNVTFLDNYTNVFVRDALLRAKGVGDVFTRADDFSMRIWLKPDKMAALGMTAGDVTSALAEQNAQVAAGSVGSTPQENGQPFEYTVLVKGRLTSQAEFENIIVRTQPNNGAIVHLKDVARVELGKFNYAGNSFVDGKRASYLLVYQAPGSNAIQTADNVYSTMEELKKSFPADVDYVVPFESITVVKVSVQEVIETLVIALVLVIVVVFLFLQSWRTTLIPVLAIPVSIIGTFIFFIPLGFTINTLTLFGFVLAIGIVVDDAIVVVESVQHYMDEEGMSPKDATTHAMRDISAPVIAIALILAAVFVPVGFVPGIVGRLYQQFAITIAISVLISAFVALSLTPALCTLILKPRKLDQESKGLDKFFFKFNAWFDRVTGRYRNGVDKSIKNSKFIIIILVCIIIGTILLFRGKPSGFIPTEDDGRIYITYDLPEASSTQRTVQVLHDMMRTLDSIPEIGHYAALGGLNAVTFATKSNSATIFVQLKPWDQRKGEQHSIFPLVGMLQKRLSRFKEASVVVIPPPAIPGLGNTAGFSFILEEKQAGGDIKNFENVMRGFIAEVGKRKEISKAFSFFTARTPAYQLTIDREKTKRLGVALSDVNAALQTYMGSTYINDLTLYGRTFRVLAQADTNYRTNIQNIGQYFVRNQAGTMVPLSTLTTYKVIENAPLISHYNLFRSAEIDGNSAPGYSSGDALNALEEVAAKTLPQGYGYEFSGLSREEKLSGSKTIYIFMLSIGFVFLFLAALYESWSVPFSVLLAVPLGAFGAILFLSFHAKLDNNVYAQIGLITLIGLAAKNAILIVEFAKERVDSGMELEKATLDAVRLRLRPIIMTSLAFILGVAPLLFASGAGAVARQTIGWTVFGGMLAATSLAIFIVPVLFYIITKFAYGKEKLAELEKNYDPHKGHEPEV; encoded by the coding sequence ATGATAGCAGATACCTTTATACGAAGACCAGTTACCGCTATAGTTATATCCTTAGTGATAGTAATTGTTGGTATCCTGGCAATAGGTAGCCTGGCCATAGGCCAGTATCCGGAAATTACACCTCCAACCGTAAACATTACCGGTACTTATACCGGCGCCGACGCGTTAACCGTAGAGCAAACCGTGGCTACACCTGTTGAAGTACAGGTGAACGGTACGCCAGGCATGACCTACCTGCAAAGTAACAGTACCAGTAACGGTGCCATGAGCATGACCGTTAACTTTGAGGTGGGTACCGATATTAATATAGCCGCTCTTGACGTGCAAAACCGTGTGGGTATTGCTACCCCAACATTGCCGCAAGAGGTACAGCGTTTGGGTTTAACTGTACGTAAACGTAATCCCAGTATTTTGATGCTGGTAGCTATGTATGCTCCCAAAGGCTCGCATAATGTTACCTTTTTAGATAACTACACCAACGTTTTTGTTCGGGATGCGCTTTTACGGGCCAAAGGTGTGGGCGACGTGTTTACACGTGCCGATGACTTTAGTATGCGTATTTGGCTTAAACCGGATAAGATGGCCGCCTTAGGCATGACCGCCGGTGACGTTACCAGTGCCCTTGCTGAACAAAACGCGCAGGTTGCTGCCGGTTCGGTAGGTTCAACCCCGCAGGAAAACGGACAGCCATTTGAGTATACGGTTTTGGTTAAGGGGCGTTTAACAAGCCAGGCCGAGTTTGAAAATATCATTGTACGTACACAACCGAATAACGGTGCTATTGTGCACCTGAAAGATGTGGCCCGTGTGGAGCTGGGTAAGTTTAACTATGCCGGTAATTCCTTTGTTGACGGTAAGCGAGCTTCTTACCTGTTGGTTTACCAGGCACCAGGTAGTAACGCTATCCAAACGGCAGATAATGTATACTCCACCATGGAGGAACTCAAAAAATCATTCCCTGCCGATGTGGATTATGTAGTACCTTTTGAATCAATAACGGTTGTAAAGGTATCCGTACAGGAAGTAATCGAAACGCTGGTGATAGCGCTGGTGCTGGTTATTGTGGTGGTATTCCTGTTTTTACAAAGCTGGCGTACTACGCTTATCCCGGTATTGGCCATTCCTGTGTCTATCATCGGTACATTCATCTTCTTTATACCACTTGGTTTCACTATCAATACATTGACATTGTTTGGTTTCGTACTGGCCATTGGTATTGTGGTGGATGACGCCATTGTGGTGGTGGAATCGGTGCAGCATTATATGGATGAGGAGGGCATGTCACCCAAGGACGCTACTACACATGCCATGCGTGATATATCCGCGCCGGTTATAGCCATTGCCTTGATATTGGCGGCGGTGTTTGTGCCGGTAGGTTTTGTGCCGGGTATTGTGGGGCGCTTGTATCAACAGTTTGCTATCACCATTGCGATATCGGTATTGATATCGGCTTTTGTGGCGCTTTCATTAACTCCGGCCCTTTGTACATTGATATTGAAACCCCGTAAACTAGACCAGGAATCAAAAGGCCTTGATAAGTTCTTCTTTAAATTCAATGCATGGTTTGATCGGGTAACGGGCAGATACCGTAATGGTGTTGATAAAAGTATCAAAAACTCTAAATTCATTATTATTATATTGGTGTGTATTATTATAGGTACTATCCTGCTATTTAGAGGCAAGCCAAGCGGCTTTATCCCTACAGAGGATGATGGCCGTATTTATATCACTTATGATCTTCCGGAAGCATCATCAACGCAGCGTACTGTACAAGTACTGCATGATATGATGCGCACCCTGGATAGTATCCCTGAGATAGGACACTACGCGGCGTTGGGTGGTTTGAATGCGGTAACTTTCGCAACCAAATCAAACAGTGCAACCATATTTGTGCAGCTAAAGCCATGGGATCAGCGTAAAGGCGAACAGCATAGCATATTTCCGTTGGTAGGTATGTTGCAAAAACGTTTGTCGCGGTTTAAAGAGGCTAGTGTGGTTGTAATTCCGCCGCCGGCAATACCTGGTTTGGGTAATACCGCAGGTTTCTCTTTTATATTAGAAGAGAAACAGGCAGGTGGAGATATCAAGAATTTTGAAAACGTAATGCGTGGCTTTATTGCTGAAGTAGGTAAGCGAAAGGAAATATCCAAAGCGTTCTCCTTCTTCACCGCCCGCACGCCAGCTTATCAGCTCACTATTGACAGGGAAAAAACTAAAAGATTGGGTGTAGCCCTGTCTGATGTGAACGCGGCACTGCAAACCTATATGGGTAGTACTTATATTAATGATTTAACCTTGTACGGCCGTACATTCCGTGTGCTGGCACAGGCCGATACCAATTATCGTACAAATATCCAGAACATAGGTCAGTACTTTGTGCGTAACCAGGCAGGTACTATGGTGCCTTTAAGTACTTTAACAACGTATAAAGTAATTGAAAATGCTCCGTTGATATCGCACTATAACCTGTTCCGTTCGGCGGAGATAGACGGTAACTCTGCACCGGGTTACAGTAGCGGTGATGCACTGAACGCCCTGGAAGAGGTTGCCGCCAAAACTTTACCTCAAGGTTATGGCTACGAGTTTTCTGGTTTGAGCCGTGAGGAAAAACTATCGGGATCAAAAACCATTTACATCTTTATGTTGTCAATTGGTTTCGTATTCCTGTTCCTGGCTGCTTTGTATGAGAGCTGGTCGGTGCCGTTCTCGGTATTGCTTGCCGTACCGCTGGGGGCATTCGGGGCTATTTTATTCCTGTCGTTCCACGCCAAGCTTGATAATAACGTTTATGCGCAGATAGGTTTGATAACCCTGATTGGTTTGGCAGCTAAGAACGCCATCCTGATTGTGGAATTTGCTAAAGAACGTGTGGATAGTGGTATGGAGCTTGAAAAAGCTACATTAGATGCTGTGCGTTTGAGGTTAAGACCAATCATCATGACCTCGTTGGCATTTATATTGGGTGTGGCGCCATTGTTATTTGCAAGTGGTGCAGGTGCGGTAGCCCGTCAAACTATCGGTTGGACAGTATTCGGTGGTATGCTTGCAGCTACATCTTTAGCTATATTCATTGTACCGGTGTTATTCTATATCATTACTAAATTTGCTTATGGTAAAGAAAAACTGGCCGAGCTTGAAAAAAATTATGATCCTCATAAAGGGCACGAACCCGAGGTTTAA
- a CDS encoding pyridoxal phosphate-dependent aminotransferase encodes MSALSTRINNLSESATIKMAKLGRELAAKGVDVISLSFGEPDFHTPEHIKEAAKQAMDKNFTYYTPVSGYPDLRKAVVAKLKNENNLDYDFSQIVVSTGAKQAIANAVLCLVNPGEEVIIPTPYWVSYSEVVKLAEGKSVFINTTVEQNFKITPEQLEAAITPKTKLFMFSSPCNPTGSVYSKEELEGLAKVFEKHPNVYILSDEIYEHINFIDKHESIAQFDYIKDRVVIINGWSKAFAMTGWRIGYTASNSEIAAACDKMQGQITSGTCSITQRAGVAAYEGGLESVLEMRAAFKKRRDIVYKLLSEVEGVKVNLPDGAFYFFPNVTSFFGKSYNGRTIKDADDLSIYLLEEGHVATVGGDSFGDPSSIRISYAAAEDKLIEAVRRIKEALGKLV; translated from the coding sequence ATGAGCGCATTAAGTACCCGGATCAATAACTTGTCCGAATCTGCAACAATTAAGATGGCCAAATTAGGCCGTGAACTTGCCGCTAAAGGTGTCGACGTGATCAGCCTTAGCTTTGGCGAACCTGACTTTCATACCCCTGAGCACATCAAGGAGGCAGCGAAGCAGGCCATGGATAAAAACTTTACCTACTACACCCCGGTATCCGGTTATCCGGACCTGCGCAAGGCTGTAGTTGCCAAGCTGAAGAACGAGAACAACCTTGATTATGATTTCAGCCAGATTGTGGTATCAACCGGTGCCAAGCAGGCTATTGCCAACGCTGTATTGTGTTTGGTAAACCCAGGCGAAGAGGTGATTATCCCTACTCCATATTGGGTATCATACTCAGAAGTAGTAAAACTGGCCGAAGGTAAAAGCGTATTCATTAATACTACTGTTGAACAAAACTTTAAAATAACACCAGAACAACTGGAAGCGGCTATTACGCCAAAAACCAAGCTGTTCATGTTCTCCTCACCTTGTAACCCTACAGGTAGTGTTTACAGCAAAGAGGAACTGGAGGGATTAGCTAAAGTATTTGAAAAACATCCGAATGTATATATCCTGAGCGATGAGATCTACGAGCACATCAACTTTATTGATAAACATGAGTCGATAGCCCAGTTTGATTATATTAAAGACCGTGTAGTGATCATCAACGGATGGTCAAAAGCTTTCGCTATGACCGGTTGGAGAATTGGCTATACTGCTTCAAATTCTGAAATTGCTGCTGCCTGTGATAAAATGCAGGGTCAGATCACTTCAGGAACCTGCTCCATCACCCAGCGTGCCGGTGTGGCAGCTTATGAAGGTGGGTTAGAAAGCGTACTGGAGATGCGTGCTGCATTCAAAAAACGCCGGGACATTGTTTATAAATTATTGAGTGAAGTAGAAGGCGTTAAAGTTAACCTGCCCGATGGCGCGTTTTACTTTTTCCCGAACGTTACTTCTTTCTTTGGCAAAAGCTATAATGGCCGTACCATTAAAGATGCCGACGATCTGAGTATTTACCTGTTGGAAGAAGGTCATGTAGCCACCGTAGGCGGCGACTCTTTCGGTGATCCTTCATCTATCCGCATCTCTTACGCCGCTGCTGAAGATAAACTGATTGAAGCTGTACGCAGGATCAAAGAAGCACTTGGTAAATTAGTATAG
- a CDS encoding cation diffusion facilitator family transporter, whose product MKEQKRIILISLITGIVLMLAKFGAYFLTASNFVLTDAAESIVNVIASAFAFFSIYLSSQPRDENHPYGHGKVEFFSVFIEGSLIGIAGVIIIVKSVYSLFYPNAIHDLLTGAAIIGVTGLVNGALGYYMIQRGKALRSITLDADGRHLIADMVTSIGLVAGLLLIRFTGIEWLDSGLSILVALYIIYSAYKLIRKSVAGLMDEADFQVVTDIINVLSEKRRESWIDVHNLRAQKYGNELHIDCHMTLPSYFDLNKAHAEVSLVDKLINKEVGIKTELFIHSDPCVPDCCHYCSMPDCPIRSEPQTETIAWTMDKVVRNKKHFE is encoded by the coding sequence TTGAAAGAGCAAAAAAGAATCATATTAATTTCGCTGATTACGGGCATTGTGCTCATGCTGGCGAAGTTTGGAGCATATTTTTTAACAGCGTCCAATTTTGTACTGACCGATGCCGCCGAAAGCATTGTAAACGTAATTGCCAGCGCTTTCGCCTTTTTTAGCATCTATCTTTCATCACAACCCAGGGATGAAAATCATCCTTACGGACACGGCAAAGTGGAGTTCTTCTCCGTTTTTATTGAAGGCTCGTTGATCGGTATTGCCGGTGTTATCATTATCGTTAAATCTGTTTATAGTTTATTTTATCCCAACGCCATTCACGATTTGCTTACGGGTGCTGCTATTATCGGCGTAACCGGACTTGTGAACGGTGCGCTGGGCTACTATATGATCCAAAGGGGTAAGGCATTACGCTCCATCACCCTGGATGCCGACGGCCGTCACCTGATTGCCGATATGGTAACCAGCATTGGCCTGGTAGCCGGTTTATTGCTCATCAGGTTTACCGGCATTGAATGGCTCGATAGTGGTTTATCCATATTGGTAGCATTGTATATTATATATAGTGCTTATAAACTCATCCGTAAATCGGTTGCGGGTTTAATGGACGAAGCCGATTTTCAGGTAGTAACGGATATTATTAATGTACTGAGCGAGAAACGCCGTGAGTCTTGGATAGATGTACACAACCTGCGTGCCCAGAAGTATGGTAACGAACTGCATATCGATTGCCATATGACCCTACCCAGTTACTTCGACCTGAATAAAGCCCATGCCGAAGTATCGTTGGTTGATAAACTGATCAACAAAGAGGTAGGCATCAAAACCGAATTGTTTATTCACTCGGATCCCTGCGTACCCGATTGCTGCCACTATTGCAGCATGCCCGATTGCCCCATCCGCTCCGAACCGCAAACAGAAACCATTGCCTGGACGATGGATAAGGTAGTACGCAACAAAAAACACTTTGAATAA
- a CDS encoding NUDIX domain-containing protein, whose amino-acid sequence MEYFNVRVYGLLLNDNDELLISDEQEYGMRFSKFPGGGLELGEGLIEGLKREFMEECNLEIEIVSHFYTTDFAVKSAFNNSQIISVYYMVKNTTPVNLNIKTVAFDFDGDGEVLQAFRWLPITALSVADFEFPTDKRVVELLQNEL is encoded by the coding sequence ATGGAATACTTTAATGTAAGGGTGTATGGCCTGCTGCTTAATGATAATGACGAGTTACTGATTAGTGATGAACAGGAGTATGGCATGCGTTTTTCAAAGTTCCCGGGTGGCGGTCTTGAGCTTGGCGAGGGTCTGATTGAGGGGCTTAAACGCGAATTTATGGAAGAGTGCAATCTGGAGATAGAAATTGTTAGTCATTTTTATACAACGGATTTTGCCGTAAAATCGGCCTTTAATAATTCGCAAATTATCAGTGTATACTATATGGTGAAAAATACTACGCCGGTTAATCTTAATATAAAAACTGTTGCCTTTGATTTTGACGGAGATGGAGAAGTGTTGCAAGCTTTCAGGTGGCTGCCGATTACTGCATTGAGTGTAGCCGACTTTGAATTTCCGACAGATAAACGTGTGGTTGAACTTTTACAGAACGAACTATGA
- the bioA gene encoding adenosylmethionine--8-amino-7-oxononanoate transaminase, whose product MNLTERDLKVIWHPYTQMKTAAPPIGIVRGEGAGLFDEQGKKYIDAVSSWWVNIHGHAHPYIAKKVSEQLHKLEHVIFAGFTHEGAVELAERLLAILPDNQQKAFYSDNGSTAIEVAIKMCLQYWLNKGDQRTKIMAFKNAYHGDTFGAMAVSGRSAFTAAFDSLLFEVEFIDIPNKDNIEDLKSQISNLKSELACFIFEPLIQGSAGMIMYEAEYLNQLMAHCKQENVLMIDDEVFTGFGRTGKRFACDHVQVQPDIMCFSKGLTGGTMALGLTTCTQQIYDAFLSEDKLKTLFHGHSFTANPVAIASALASLDLFLEPAMAANMQRIQTSHAAFASKIKHHPKIKTVRQTGTIIAMEWETGDNTSYFSSLRDKLYQYFLAEGIILRPLGNVIYILPPYCITDAELGYVYSKIEQALEEI is encoded by the coding sequence ATGAACCTTACCGAACGCGACCTTAAAGTAATATGGCATCCCTATACCCAAATGAAAACCGCTGCACCGCCGATAGGCATTGTACGCGGAGAGGGGGCCGGTTTATTTGATGAACAAGGCAAAAAATATATCGACGCGGTATCGTCCTGGTGGGTAAATATCCACGGGCATGCACACCCTTATATCGCTAAAAAAGTATCCGAGCAACTACATAAACTGGAGCATGTAATATTTGCAGGCTTTACCCATGAAGGAGCCGTTGAGTTGGCCGAGAGGTTACTCGCTATTTTACCTGATAACCAGCAAAAAGCATTTTACTCAGATAACGGTTCTACCGCTATTGAGGTGGCTATCAAAATGTGTCTGCAATATTGGCTCAACAAAGGCGATCAGCGTACCAAAATAATGGCTTTCAAAAATGCCTACCACGGCGACACCTTTGGGGCCATGGCTGTAAGTGGCCGCAGCGCGTTCACCGCAGCATTTGACAGCCTGCTGTTTGAAGTAGAATTTATCGATATCCCGAACAAGGATAACATAGAAGATCTCAAATCTCAAATCTCAAATCTCAAATCTGAACTGGCTTGCTTTATCTTCGAGCCCCTGATACAAGGATCTGCCGGGATGATCATGTACGAGGCCGAATACCTGAACCAACTGATGGCCCATTGCAAACAGGAAAATGTGCTGATGATTGATGATGAAGTATTTACCGGTTTTGGTCGCACAGGCAAGCGTTTTGCGTGCGATCATGTGCAGGTTCAGCCGGATATTATGTGTTTCTCCAAAGGACTTACAGGAGGTACTATGGCATTGGGTTTAACCACCTGCACCCAGCAGATCTATGATGCTTTTTTATCTGAGGATAAATTGAAAACCCTTTTCCATGGGCATTCCTTTACTGCCAATCCGGTGGCCATAGCCTCTGCACTGGCCAGCCTGGATCTTTTCCTGGAACCGGCTATGGCGGCTAACATGCAGCGCATTCAAACATCTCACGCCGCTTTTGCCTCCAAAATAAAGCATCACCCTAAAATAAAAACGGTGCGGCAAACGGGTACCATTATTGCCATGGAATGGGAAACCGGCGATAATACCTCGTATTTTAGTTCCCTGCGCGATAAATTGTATCAGTATTTTTTGGCCGAAGGTATTATATTGCGCCCGCTGGGTAACGTGATATATATTTTACCTCCATATTGCATTACTGATGCCGAACTCGGTTATGTTTACAGCAAAATTGAGCAGGCACTTGAAGAAATATAA
- a CDS encoding LTA synthase family protein produces the protein MLRNLFSIIRFFIFWLLFFVITRLTFELYFFYKIRGASFGDILQTFFYGFRLDASATAYICTIPLLVFIINWCIPSCRIKPIWLKIYVGIILFCISLNTILNFNIFREWGTKVTFRVFSSFYHAPSEALASSGSSPVGKCILIGVLLLSSGALLSYYVIDYNFKKPAAKPGLKIAMICLLVFVNFLFMRGGLQTEPINQNAAYFADKEILNQSALNTEWNLFNNIFENFRKPYNPYVFMEPADAEKLIHDSYRVQSDSSLKILTTDRPNVVIIQLESYTASIIESLGGDKGVAPNFEKFIQQGLLFNNIYSSADRTDKGIISIMSGFPSQAIRTIIADTLKQRKLPALSVVFKNAGYHTSYFYGGKSSYMSFNTFMNSHDIDQITDEHAFAPAQVQTKWGVYDNVLLNKHLQFAQQQKQPFFSYLQTSTNHEPFVLPVKAHFPADEDGDASNQFRSTAYFTDSCLNAYFEQAKKQAWYKNTLFILVADHGHRLPRNIAEAYDPVKYRIPLLFFGDVIKPEYRGKKINKLGGQTDIAATLLTQLGLPHNQFAWSKNLLDPASKDFAFFTWDNGFGFMTPQQSISYDNSGRRIVYKGNKNADEAVTDKTLLYGKAFLQLVYTEYMAF, from the coding sequence ATGTTAAGAAACCTTTTTAGTATAATCAGATTCTTTATATTCTGGCTGCTGTTCTTCGTGATCACACGGCTCACGTTTGAATTATACTTCTTTTATAAAATCCGTGGCGCCAGCTTCGGAGATATTTTACAGACATTTTTTTACGGTTTTCGCCTGGATGCTTCGGCTACGGCCTATATCTGTACTATTCCTTTGCTGGTGTTCATTATTAACTGGTGCATCCCTTCCTGCCGCATCAAACCCATCTGGCTTAAAATTTATGTGGGTATCATCCTGTTTTGTATTTCCTTAAACACTATTCTTAACTTTAATATTTTCAGGGAATGGGGAACTAAAGTTACTTTCAGGGTATTTAGCTCGTTTTATCATGCTCCTTCCGAGGCGCTCGCATCATCGGGTTCATCGCCGGTGGGTAAGTGTATCCTGATTGGGGTACTGTTACTGAGCTCTGGCGCTTTATTATCTTATTATGTTATTGATTATAATTTCAAGAAACCCGCTGCCAAACCCGGTCTTAAAATAGCGATGATCTGTTTGCTGGTGTTTGTAAATTTCCTGTTTATGCGGGGTGGTTTGCAAACAGAACCCATTAATCAAAACGCGGCCTATTTTGCTGATAAGGAGATCCTGAATCAATCGGCATTGAATACCGAGTGGAACCTGTTTAATAATATATTTGAGAATTTTCGTAAGCCCTATAATCCCTACGTGTTTATGGAGCCCGCCGATGCGGAAAAACTGATACATGATTCGTATCGTGTTCAATCTGATTCCTCATTAAAAATATTAACCACCGATAGGCCCAACGTAGTGATCATCCAGCTGGAAAGCTATACGGCAAGTATCATTGAATCCTTAGGCGGCGATAAAGGAGTAGCGCCTAACTTTGAAAAATTTATTCAGCAGGGTCTCCTGTTTAATAATATTTATTCCTCGGCCGATCGTACCGATAAAGGCATCATATCTATTATGAGCGGTTTCCCTTCACAAGCTATCCGCACCATTATTGCCGATACCTTGAAACAGCGAAAACTGCCTGCGCTATCTGTCGTATTTAAAAACGCGGGGTACCATACCTCTTATTTTTATGGTGGCAAAAGCAGCTACATGAGTTTTAATACCTTCATGAACAGTCATGACATTGACCAGATTACCGATGAGCATGCTTTTGCTCCCGCACAGGTGCAAACCAAATGGGGTGTTTATGATAATGTATTGTTAAACAAGCACCTGCAGTTTGCGCAGCAACAAAAACAACCCTTCTTCTCGTACCTGCAAACATCAACCAATCATGAGCCTTTTGTGTTGCCCGTAAAAGCGCATTTCCCGGCTGATGAAGATGGCGATGCCAGCAATCAATTCAGGAGTACCGCTTACTTTACCGACTCCTGCCTCAACGCGTATTTTGAGCAGGCCAAAAAACAAGCCTGGTATAAAAACACCTTATTTATATTGGTGGCCGATCATGGGCACCGTTTACCGCGCAATATTGCCGAAGCATATGATCCGGTCAAATACCGTATCCCCCTATTGTTTTTTGGCGATGTAATTAAACCGGAATACCGTGGTAAAAAGATCAATAAACTAGGGGGACAAACCGATATTGCCGCCACATTGTTAACCCAACTGGGTTTACCGCATAACCAATTTGCCTGGTCGAAAAACCTGCTTGATCCGGCCAGTAAGGACTTTGCCTTTTTTACCTGGGATAATGGTTTCGGGTTTATGACGCCACAGCAAAGCATCTCCTATGATAACTCTGGCCGGAGGATAGTTTATAAAGGGAATAAGAACGCGGACGAGGCGGTTACAGATAAAACGCTGCTATATGGCAAGGCTTTCCTGCAATTGGTTTATACGGAGTATATGGCCTTTTGA